Part of the Ferviditalea candida genome, ATAGAAGCGCTCTTCCCTTTAATCCAGGCAGAAGCTTTATTATCCGGCAAGACGGTCTCGCTTGAATTGGGAAATTGTCCTTTGTTGGATTTGGATGAAAAAGATATTCGCCAAATGATCTTGAATCTTGCCATCAATGGACTGGAAGCCATGTCTTCCGGAGGCAAATTGTCCATAATCACAAATGCCGATCCGCAGGGGGTTATGCTGGAGATTCGCGATGAGGGATCCGGGATCAAACAGGAACTCCTTGAAAAGCTCGGGACTCCCTTCTTCACGACGAAGGAACAAGGAACGGGACTGGGGCTGGCTATCTGCTACAGCGTAGCCGCCAGACATAACGCGGTGATCGATGTGGATACGGGCCCTTGGGGAACTGCCTTTCTCGTCCTCTTCCGGGCGGAGATCTGAATGTAGCAAAACTTACGGTTGAATCTGCTTCGATTGCGCGATTGGGTGCTCGTTTATATCTCTCGGAGGGGGGAAAGGGAAAGCGTCAGCGAATAAACGCGGCACATTAAAGAGTAAATCCCTGCCGTATATTAACGATAACCACTTGTACGCCTTCTCTTCTTGCAAATTTCATTGCTGGAACTAAATCGGTATCACCAGTTACAAGAATAATTTTGTCCACTGTATTTCTACTCGAAAGCCACGCAACA contains:
- a CDS encoding NYN domain-containing protein translates to MRNVAWLSSRNTVDKIILVTGDTDLVPAMKFARREGVQVVIVNIRQGFTL